Proteins from a genomic interval of Pseudomonas paeninsulae:
- a CDS encoding EAL domain-containing protein gives MTLKFIESAALLIALCWLHALTMRHVQRQLLRRLLAGGLFGAICVIGMLAPITLHEGLIFDARSVVLSMAGLFGGPLVAAIAGLMAGAYRLWLGGVGVIPGLFTIVIPVLMGLAYRAACQRNWLRIGVWQLLLFGALVHLLLLLSLILLPRAYFSQALQLVAVPIFLVLTPATLLLGLLLQDLFQQARDRQALRESAARLRAISEASPDLTLVLDEEGRYLEVMVPDPQLLYGGGEGLVGKRLADVLSVGQTERFMAFLAHTLASDSPQTLEYGMRTPSGHRQFEGRARRLDTPLQGKRAMVFIARDITDRVNLELDRQIAAIAFESQQGMLITDASTRILKVNRAFSQISGYSAAEVVGQTTQMLSSGRQSPEFYQTMWETLIETGIWEGEIWNRRKSGEVFPEWLTISAVRDERGRVSNYVASLTDISERKSAEEEIKHLAFYDALTGLPNRRLLRDRLQQARALSRRNGQHAALVFLDLDNFKNVNDLYGHQVGDELLCQVAERLRHSLRERDTVARLGGDEFVLMIEGLETRTEEAASQVEHLGAKVLDALRQPYLAGGHRLFSSASLGVVLFSDEQHSVDELMQRADLSMYTAKAAGKNALSFYDSQMQEAVSARLQLEEDLRRGLQTGEFLMYLQPQVDQLGRLTGAEALVRWQHPQRGLLAPGAFIGIAERCGLIEALDMQMLGAACALLAQWAQHPHSAGLSLSVNLSARLLYQADFVEALQQTLQHSGANPQFLKLELTESLLLTDMDEAIVRMQTLRDMGIRFSIDDFGTGYSSMAYLQQLPLDQLKIDQSFIGELPGNPSSLAIVRAILALAQSLRLEVIAEGVETLKQRDSLLSNGCLHYQGYLFGRPMAVADFAASDLFRLRLEGAASEA, from the coding sequence ATGACCCTGAAATTTATCGAGAGCGCGGCTCTGCTGATCGCGCTGTGCTGGCTGCATGCCCTGACTATGCGGCATGTCCAGCGGCAACTGCTGCGTCGGCTGCTGGCCGGCGGCCTGTTCGGCGCTATTTGCGTGATCGGCATGCTGGCTCCGATCACGCTCCATGAGGGGTTGATCTTCGATGCGCGCAGCGTGGTGCTGAGCATGGCCGGCCTGTTTGGCGGCCCGCTGGTGGCGGCCATTGCTGGGCTGATGGCCGGCGCCTATCGGCTCTGGCTGGGTGGGGTGGGGGTCATTCCAGGCCTGTTCACTATCGTCATACCGGTGCTGATGGGCCTGGCTTATCGGGCGGCCTGCCAGCGCAATTGGCTGCGCATCGGCGTCTGGCAGTTGTTGCTGTTCGGCGCGCTGGTGCATCTGTTGCTGCTGCTGAGCCTGATCCTGTTGCCCCGCGCGTATTTCAGCCAGGCGTTGCAGCTGGTGGCCGTGCCGATTTTTCTGGTGCTGACGCCGGCCACCCTGCTGCTGGGGCTTTTGTTGCAGGACCTCTTCCAGCAGGCCCGGGATCGTCAGGCCCTGCGTGAGAGCGCGGCTCGTCTGCGGGCGATCAGCGAGGCCAGCCCGGACCTGACCCTGGTACTGGACGAGGAGGGGCGTTACCTGGAGGTGATGGTCCCCGACCCGCAGCTGCTCTATGGCGGCGGTGAGGGCCTGGTGGGCAAGCGCCTGGCCGATGTGCTGTCCGTTGGTCAGACGGAGCGCTTCATGGCCTTTCTCGCGCACACCCTGGCCAGCGACAGCCCGCAAACCCTGGAATACGGCATGCGTACGCCTTCCGGCCATCGGCAGTTCGAGGGTCGCGCCCGGCGCCTGGATACCCCGCTGCAGGGCAAGCGGGCAATGGTGTTCATCGCTCGCGATATTACCGACAGGGTCAATCTCGAGCTGGATCGGCAGATTGCCGCGATTGCCTTCGAGTCCCAGCAGGGCATGCTGATCACCGATGCCAGCACGCGGATCCTCAAGGTCAACCGTGCCTTCAGCCAGATCAGCGGCTACAGCGCCGCTGAAGTCGTCGGCCAGACCACCCAGATGCTCAGCTCCGGGCGTCAGAGCCCGGAGTTCTACCAAACCATGTGGGAGACCCTGATCGAGACGGGTATCTGGGAGGGGGAGATCTGGAACCGGCGCAAGAGTGGCGAAGTCTTTCCCGAGTGGCTGACCATCAGCGCGGTGCGCGATGAGCGTGGGCGGGTCAGCAACTATGTGGCGTCGTTGACCGATATCAGCGAGCGCAAGTCCGCCGAGGAGGAGATCAAGCACCTGGCGTTCTACGATGCCCTTACCGGCCTGCCCAATCGGCGCCTGCTGCGTGACCGCCTGCAGCAGGCGCGGGCGTTGAGTCGGCGCAATGGCCAGCATGCGGCGCTGGTGTTCCTCGACCTCGACAACTTCAAGAATGTTAACGACCTGTATGGCCATCAGGTCGGTGACGAACTGCTGTGCCAGGTGGCCGAGCGCTTGCGCCATAGCCTGCGTGAGCGCGATACCGTGGCCCGTTTGGGGGGCGACGAGTTCGTGCTGATGATCGAGGGGCTGGAGACCCGTACCGAGGAAGCCGCCTCCCAGGTCGAGCACCTAGGCGCCAAGGTGCTGGACGCCCTGCGCCAGCCCTATCTGGCCGGTGGACATCGCCTGTTCAGCAGCGCCAGCCTGGGCGTAGTGCTGTTCAGTGACGAGCAGCATTCGGTGGATGAACTGATGCAGCGCGCCGACCTGTCGATGTACACGGCCAAGGCCGCGGGCAAGAACGCCCTGAGTTTTTACGACTCGCAGATGCAGGAAGCGGTCAGTGCTCGCCTGCAGCTGGAGGAGGACCTGCGCCGGGGGCTGCAGACCGGCGAATTCCTTATGTATCTGCAACCGCAGGTGGATCAGCTGGGGCGCCTGACCGGTGCCGAGGCGCTGGTGCGCTGGCAGCACCCGCAGCGCGGCTTGTTGGCGCCTGGCGCCTTTATCGGTATCGCCGAGCGCTGTGGGCTGATCGAGGCCCTGGATATGCAGATGCTCGGCGCCGCCTGCGCGTTGCTCGCGCAGTGGGCGCAGCACCCGCACAGCGCCGGCTTGAGCCTGTCGGTGAATCTCAGTGCGCGCCTGCTGTATCAGGCGGACTTTGTCGAGGCACTGCAACAGACCCTGCAGCATAGCGGAGCCAACCCCCAGTTCCTCAAGCTGGAGCTGACCGAGTCATTGCTGCTGACGGACATGGACGAAGCCATCGTGCGCATGCAGACGCTGAGAGACATGGGTATCCGATTCTCCATCGATGACTTCGGTACGGGTTATTCGTCCATGGCCTATCTGCAGCAGTTGCCTCTGGATCAACTGAAAATCGATCAATCGTTCATTGGTGAGTTGCCGGGCAATCCCAGCAGCCTGGCCATCGTGCGCGCGAT